The proteins below come from a single Chitinophaga pinensis DSM 2588 genomic window:
- a CDS encoding TerC family protein, producing MENIFSAEGLFTIDSLISLLTLSVLEIVLGIDNIVFISILAGKLPAEKQKKARRLGLTLAMFVRILLLLSISWIMSLTTPLFNAGEWIGIHSEKWLEATAISGRDLILLIGGLFLIYKSTAEIHEKLEGGEHSSGPVKPASFTRTIIQILLLDIVFSLDSVITAVGMADHIQIMIVAVIIAVGVMVVAAEGISNFVNKHPTVKMLALSFLLLIGVSLIAESFEQHIPKGYIYFAMAFSVFIEMLNLKMKSKSTKPVQLHQPRLKDSDQ from the coding sequence ATGGAAAATATTTTTTCCGCTGAGGGCCTGTTTACTATAGACTCGCTGATCAGCCTTTTGACTTTAAGCGTACTTGAAATTGTACTGGGCATTGACAACATTGTTTTCATTTCTATCCTGGCAGGCAAACTTCCTGCAGAAAAACAGAAAAAAGCACGTCGTCTTGGTCTGACACTGGCGATGTTTGTGCGCATCCTGCTGTTATTGTCTATCAGCTGGATCATGTCTCTCACCACCCCTCTTTTTAATGCCGGCGAATGGATAGGTATTCATTCCGAAAAATGGCTGGAAGCAACGGCTATTTCCGGCAGGGATCTTATCCTGTTGATAGGCGGCCTGTTCCTGATCTATAAAAGCACTGCGGAGATCCATGAAAAGCTGGAGGGAGGAGAACACAGCTCCGGACCAGTTAAACCTGCGAGTTTTACCCGTACGATCATCCAGATCCTGCTGCTGGATATTGTATTTTCCCTTGATTCTGTGATCACGGCGGTGGGTATGGCCGATCATATCCAGATCATGATCGTTGCGGTTATTATTGCTGTAGGCGTCATGGTGGTAGCGGCGGAAGGCATCAGTAATTTTGTGAATAAACACCCTACGGTGAAAATGCTGGCGCTTTCGTTCCTCTTACTGATCGGTGTTTCACTGATCGCAGAAAGCTTTGAGCAGCATATCCCTAAAGGGTATATCTATTTTGCCATGGCATTCTCTGTATTTATTGAGATGCTGAATCTGAAGATGAAATCAAAAAGTACAAAACCTGTACAGTTGCATCAGCCAAGGCTGAAAGACAGCGATCAGTAG
- a CDS encoding DUF4254 domain-containing protein, giving the protein MSTELYNKIFDQCIADYHVHNSVHHPIHNPYGKSAFEYLLYLKNWIDTVQWHLEDIIRDPLIDPARALEIKRWIDRSNQERTDVVEYIDSYFLDQYKNITPGAGATMNTESPAWAIDRLSILALKIYHMREEATRPDATPEHRDTCQRKLDILLEQRQDLGGAITQLLEDIAAGKKYMKVYKQMKMYNDPTLNPVLYKGK; this is encoded by the coding sequence ATGTCTACAGAATTGTACAATAAAATATTTGATCAGTGTATTGCTGATTATCATGTGCACAATAGTGTGCATCATCCTATCCACAATCCTTATGGAAAATCAGCTTTTGAATACCTGCTGTATCTGAAAAACTGGATTGACACCGTGCAGTGGCACCTGGAAGATATCATCCGTGATCCATTGATTGACCCGGCAAGAGCACTGGAAATCAAGCGTTGGATTGACCGTTCCAACCAGGAACGTACTGATGTAGTGGAGTATATCGACAGCTATTTCCTCGATCAATATAAAAATATAACTCCTGGTGCCGGCGCTACCATGAATACGGAAAGTCCGGCATGGGCCATCGACAGACTGTCTATCCTGGCACTCAAAATCTACCACATGCGTGAAGAGGCGACCCGTCCGGATGCTACACCGGAACACCGGGATACCTGTCAGCGTAAACTGGATATTCTGCTGGAACAACGTCAGGATCTGGGAGGTGCTATTACACAGCTGCTGGAAGACATTGCTGCCGGCAAAAAATATATGAAAGTGTACAAGCAGATGAAGATGTACAACGATCCTACCTTAAATCCGGTGCTCTACAAGGGGAAATAA
- a CDS encoding beta-L-arabinofuranosidase domain-containing protein, whose protein sequence is MKIKWMVCCALPVVFMLPLVAQAGIKQVSPGAYTPPAYEALRLGNVKPTGWLKRQLQIMRKGSSGHLDEYYSKIKNDNGWLGGRGDGWEETPYWLDGALPLAYLLDDAVLKDKVLRYVNWTMDHQRKSGYFGPLTNAEITRQVDIDAAHAAEGEDWWPKMVMLKVLQQYYSATEDKRVIKFMSRYFRYQLEALKVAPVGKWTEWAQSRGAENVMMAQWLYSITEDDYLLELAETIEQQSFPWTTWFGNRDWVINTTTYRNNTQWMNRHAVNVAMGLKAPAVNYQRTGKQEYLQHLRTGWQDLMTIHGLPMGIFSGDEDLNGNDPTQGVELCAIVEAMYSLENISAITGDVFYMDALEKMAFNALPTQTTDDYNEKQYFQVANQLQISKGVFNFSLPFDREMCNVLGARSGYTCCLANMHQGWTKYTSHLWYQTSGKGVAALEYGPCVMTAEVGKKHRDVTITEVTDYPFNEEIRFQIAIKKETEFPLQLRIPAWCNEAVILLNGQPLRKDKGGQIITIEREWQDKDELTLQLPMTITTGTWGRNASAVERGPLVYALKLEERWVKDADPTEGAYYSVYPTGDWNFALRRNDIRHAADSMKVTKQRPLDSSFVWNLKHAPLEITAKAKKIPSWQVMNGVAYQPPTDREGFYKGKVDTVMHNITLVPYGFTKVRVVAFPVVP, encoded by the coding sequence ATGAAAATTAAATGGATGGTGTGTTGTGCACTTCCAGTGGTTTTCATGTTACCACTGGTGGCACAAGCCGGCATCAAACAGGTCTCACCCGGCGCCTACACTCCTCCCGCGTACGAAGCGTTACGCCTGGGTAATGTTAAACCCACGGGCTGGCTCAAACGTCAGCTGCAGATTATGCGTAAGGGATCATCCGGTCATCTGGATGAATATTACAGCAAGATTAAAAACGATAACGGCTGGCTCGGTGGCCGTGGCGACGGCTGGGAGGAAACTCCTTACTGGCTGGACGGCGCATTGCCACTCGCTTATCTGCTGGATGACGCCGTACTGAAAGATAAGGTGCTCCGTTATGTTAACTGGACAATGGACCACCAGCGTAAAAGCGGTTATTTTGGTCCGCTGACCAATGCTGAAATTACCCGACAGGTGGATATCGATGCGGCGCATGCCGCAGAAGGAGAGGACTGGTGGCCTAAAATGGTCATGCTGAAAGTATTACAGCAGTATTACTCCGCTACAGAAGACAAACGCGTGATCAAATTCATGTCCAGGTATTTCCGTTATCAGCTGGAAGCACTGAAAGTAGCCCCGGTAGGTAAATGGACAGAATGGGCGCAATCCCGCGGAGCTGAAAATGTGATGATGGCCCAATGGCTGTATAGCATTACTGAAGATGATTACCTGCTGGAACTGGCGGAGACGATCGAACAACAGTCCTTTCCCTGGACAACCTGGTTTGGTAACAGGGATTGGGTGATCAATACCACTACCTATCGGAACAACACCCAATGGATGAACAGACACGCCGTGAATGTCGCCATGGGGTTAAAAGCGCCCGCAGTTAATTACCAGCGCACCGGTAAACAGGAATACCTGCAGCACCTCCGTACAGGCTGGCAGGACCTGATGACTATTCACGGTCTGCCCATGGGTATCTTTTCCGGAGATGAAGATCTCAATGGAAATGATCCTACTCAGGGAGTAGAGCTATGCGCCATCGTTGAAGCCATGTATTCCCTGGAAAATATCAGTGCAATCACAGGAGATGTGTTCTATATGGATGCACTTGAAAAGATGGCCTTTAATGCCTTGCCTACCCAGACGACGGACGACTACAACGAGAAACAGTATTTCCAGGTCGCTAATCAGTTGCAGATCAGCAAAGGGGTATTCAACTTCTCATTGCCTTTCGATCGCGAAATGTGCAACGTATTAGGCGCCCGCAGCGGTTATACCTGTTGCCTGGCCAATATGCACCAGGGCTGGACCAAATACACTTCTCACCTCTGGTATCAGACCTCCGGTAAAGGTGTGGCAGCACTGGAATATGGTCCCTGTGTCATGACAGCAGAAGTAGGAAAGAAGCATAGAGATGTAACCATCACAGAAGTCACCGATTATCCTTTTAATGAAGAAATCCGGTTTCAGATCGCTATAAAGAAAGAAACGGAGTTCCCGTTACAGCTGCGTATACCTGCCTGGTGTAATGAAGCCGTGATCTTACTCAATGGCCAGCCTTTACGAAAAGACAAAGGAGGCCAGATCATCACTATCGAACGTGAATGGCAGGATAAAGACGAACTGACGTTGCAATTGCCCATGACCATTACAACCGGTACCTGGGGACGTAACGCCAGTGCAGTGGAAAGAGGTCCGCTGGTATATGCCTTAAAACTGGAAGAACGCTGGGTAAAAGACGCCGATCCGACAGAAGGGGCTTACTATAGTGTATATCCTACCGGCGACTGGAACTTTGCATTGCGCCGCAATGATATCCGCCATGCTGCTGACAGCATGAAAGTGACAAAACAGCGTCCGCTGGATTCCAGTTTCGTATGGAACCTTAAACATGCGCCACTGGAAATAACCGCAAAGGCCAAAAAGATCCCATCCTGGCAGGTAATGAACGGAGTAGCTTATCAGCCTCCAACCGACAGGGAAGGGTTCTATAAAGGGAAGGTAGATACCGTTATGCACAACATCACATTAGTGCCCTATGGTTTTACGAAAGTGAGAGTTGTTGCATTCCCTGTTGTACCATAA
- a CDS encoding class I SAM-dependent methyltransferase has product MRYLLYFIYVGWHWGIDLAIFIIRHEIRGEKKYGIRTIGTESLATEVSAEDRKHVAMYEPVNYYTATWLLDHVQATDLSTTLLDVGCGRGRVLAMGAAYGFRALAGIDFSPRLYQASIRMRDTLYDRYKNIQINIACEDAREYTIPEHVGVIFMFNPFDETIMEAFIGKVKESLQRRQRPLKILYANPQCKQLWLDAGFQETDSFVKMEILKGCILVNTLS; this is encoded by the coding sequence ATGAGGTACCTGTTATATTTTATTTACGTCGGATGGCATTGGGGCATTGACCTGGCTATTTTCATTATCAGGCATGAAATCCGTGGAGAGAAGAAATATGGCATCCGTACGATTGGCACAGAAAGTCTGGCGACAGAAGTATCAGCAGAAGACAGGAAACATGTAGCCATGTATGAACCTGTGAATTATTATACTGCCACCTGGCTGCTTGATCATGTACAGGCGACAGACCTGTCCACCACACTGCTCGATGTAGGTTGTGGCAGAGGAAGGGTGCTCGCGATGGGTGCTGCATATGGCTTCCGGGCGCTGGCGGGCATTGACTTCTCTCCCCGCCTCTATCAGGCATCTATCCGGATGCGTGACACCTTGTATGACCGATATAAAAACATCCAGATCAATATAGCCTGTGAAGATGCCCGGGAGTACACCATTCCTGAGCATGTAGGCGTTATTTTTATGTTTAACCCCTTCGATGAAACCATCATGGAGGCATTCATAGGTAAGGTGAAAGAAAGTCTTCAGCGGCGGCAGCGCCCCCTGAAAATACTCTATGCCAATCCCCAGTGTAAGCAGCTATGGTTGGATGCCGGTTTCCAGGAAACCGACTCCTTTGTCAAGATGGAGATTCTTAAAGGTTGTATATTGGTAAATACACTTTCCTAA
- a CDS encoding acyl-CoA thioesterase codes for MNFYTRKWVKPEDLNAHGTLFGGSLLRWIDEEAAIYSIIQLGTNRCVTKYMSEINFVSSAKQGDIVELGIKATHFGRTSLTLACQVRNKITQKVILTVDKMVFVSVDENGTPWPHGRTKITYTDERLREDE; via the coding sequence ATGAATTTCTATACACGTAAATGGGTAAAACCTGAAGACCTGAATGCACACGGAACTTTATTTGGAGGCAGTCTGCTGCGTTGGATAGACGAAGAGGCAGCTATTTACAGTATCATTCAGCTGGGTACCAACAGATGTGTAACAAAATACATGTCGGAGATCAACTTCGTAAGCTCAGCCAAACAGGGCGATATTGTAGAGCTGGGGATAAAGGCGACTCATTTTGGCAGAACTTCCCTGACATTGGCCTGCCAGGTCAGGAATAAGATCACACAGAAAGTGATTCTGACTGTGGATAAAATGGTATTTGTCAGCGTAGATGAAAACGGTACGCCATGGCCGCACGGTCGTACGAAGATCACCTATACAGATGAGCGCCTGCGCGAAGATGAATAG
- a CDS encoding RNA polymerase sigma-70 factor: MSDNPSRILFGQLFEANREKVYRFAFKLTDDRQRAEEVTQQCFIKLWENIHKVHKDQDVFPLLFVFVKHIVIDETRKLYRERKSLSQLSSNQVSSDRGDEDTLMRKEFTEQVHKLIEQMPEQRRNIYLLSRDKGKSHKEIADQLSLSPTTVRNHLNLALQYIRREMMAHYDM; encoded by the coding sequence ATGTCTGATAACCCATCCAGGATACTCTTTGGTCAATTATTTGAAGCCAACAGGGAAAAGGTGTACCGGTTCGCATTCAAACTTACCGACGACCGGCAACGGGCGGAGGAAGTGACACAACAATGTTTCATCAAACTATGGGAAAACATCCATAAGGTGCATAAAGACCAGGATGTATTCCCCCTCCTATTCGTATTTGTAAAACATATTGTGATTGATGAAACGAGAAAACTATACCGTGAGAGAAAATCATTATCACAACTGTCATCCAACCAGGTCTCTTCTGACAGGGGGGATGAAGATACGCTGATGCGCAAAGAATTCACTGAACAGGTTCACAAACTGATCGAACAGATGCCGGAACAACGCCGGAACATTTATCTGCTTAGCCGCGACAAAGGGAAAAGTCACAAAGAGATTGCAGACCAGTTAAGTCTGTCGCCCACCACCGTAAGAAATCACCTCAACCTCGCCCTGCAATATATCAGGCGGGAAATGATGGCCCATTACGATATGTAA
- a CDS encoding HAD family hydrolase — MSIKVIAFDADDTLWINEPYFRETEAEFCQLMESYLPQHTVARELLQTEIKNLSLYGYGIKGFMLSMIETALTVSNKTIDISAVEKIIEYGKALLARPVEILEGVPEVLSALKDHYRLVVATKGDLLDQERKLRNSGVLHYFHHVEVMSDKQEGDYRKLLKHLDITPDQFLMIGNSLKSDVLPVLGIGGSAIHIPYHITWEHEHVDVHIDNPNFRQVGNIADVLPLLYAPSL; from the coding sequence ATGAGTATAAAAGTAATTGCCTTTGATGCGGACGATACATTATGGATCAATGAACCCTATTTCCGCGAAACAGAAGCTGAGTTTTGCCAACTGATGGAAAGCTATTTACCACAGCACACCGTCGCACGTGAACTATTGCAGACAGAGATCAAAAACCTGTCCCTGTACGGGTATGGTATTAAAGGATTTATGCTGTCAATGATAGAAACAGCCCTGACGGTCTCCAATAAAACCATTGATATCAGTGCAGTGGAAAAGATCATCGAATATGGCAAAGCACTGCTGGCCAGGCCGGTAGAAATTCTGGAGGGCGTCCCTGAAGTACTTTCCGCACTGAAAGATCATTATCGCCTGGTGGTCGCTACCAAGGGAGATCTGCTGGACCAGGAACGTAAACTGCGTAACTCCGGCGTCCTGCATTATTTCCACCATGTAGAAGTAATGTCCGATAAACAGGAAGGCGATTACCGCAAACTGTTAAAACACCTGGATATCACGCCTGATCAGTTCCTGATGATCGGCAATTCCCTGAAATCAGACGTATTGCCTGTCCTGGGTATCGGTGGAAGCGCCATTCATATTCCCTATCACATCACCTGGGAACATGAACATGTAGACGTACATATCGACAACCCTAATTTCAGACAGGTCGGAAATATTGCCGACGTGTTGCCATTGTTGTATGCGCCATCGCTGTAA
- a CDS encoding SDR family oxidoreductase, with protein MNILLTGANGYIGQRLIPVLLEQGHHITCCVRDKDRFNQQHNYPVDVIEIDFLQPQAATFPRDIDVAYYLVHSMSSGGQFEEKEADSARTFVRLISATNCQQVIYLTGIVNQQELSRHLSSRLMVENILKEGPVPLTALRAGIIVGSGSASFEIIRDLVEKLPVMVTPRWLNTRCQPIGIRDVIFFLCGVLGKKDTYHANYDIAGPEVLTYKQLLLQYAAVRKLKRYILTLPVMTPRLSSYWLYFITSTSYKLAVNLVDSMKVDVTARPNQLAADLGIHLLTYEQAVELAFGKIEQNLVTSSWKDSFSSANTPQTWMDNIEVPSFGCLKDEQQITIEQDDTLVLNNIWRIGGNNGWYYANTLWRIRGFLDKLAGGVGLRRGRRDPIDIHAGDALDFWRVLVADKKQRRLLLFAEMKLPGEAWLEFQITEKDNQSILRQTATFRPRGLWGRLYWFTMLPFHYFIFGGMIRRLSNGILGKTKKM; from the coding sequence GTGAATATACTGCTTACAGGCGCAAATGGCTACATAGGTCAACGATTAATTCCGGTATTACTGGAACAGGGTCATCACATTACCTGTTGTGTAAGAGATAAGGACAGGTTTAACCAGCAGCATAACTATCCGGTAGATGTTATTGAGATTGACTTTCTGCAACCACAGGCGGCCACCTTTCCCCGCGATATTGACGTAGCCTATTACCTGGTACACTCCATGAGCAGCGGTGGACAATTTGAGGAAAAAGAAGCGGATTCTGCAAGAACATTTGTGCGGCTGATCAGTGCTACAAATTGCCAGCAGGTGATCTATCTGACCGGAATAGTCAATCAACAGGAGCTTTCCAGGCATCTTAGCTCCCGGTTAATGGTGGAGAATATCCTGAAAGAAGGGCCTGTTCCGCTGACAGCATTAAGGGCAGGTATTATTGTTGGCTCGGGAAGCGCCTCTTTTGAGATCATCCGGGACCTGGTAGAGAAATTGCCCGTCATGGTCACACCGCGATGGCTGAACACCCGTTGTCAGCCTATCGGTATCAGAGACGTCATTTTCTTTTTATGTGGTGTATTGGGGAAAAAGGACACCTATCACGCTAATTATGACATAGCGGGTCCGGAAGTACTTACTTATAAACAGCTATTACTGCAATATGCAGCGGTCAGGAAGCTGAAAAGATATATTCTTACCCTACCTGTTATGACGCCCCGGCTCTCTTCTTACTGGCTTTATTTCATTACATCTACCTCTTACAAACTTGCAGTCAATCTTGTTGACAGCATGAAAGTGGATGTAACAGCGAGGCCGAACCAACTTGCTGCAGATCTGGGCATACATTTACTCACTTACGAACAGGCTGTTGAGCTGGCATTTGGCAAAATAGAGCAGAATCTTGTGACAAGCAGCTGGAAAGATTCTTTTTCATCAGCTAACACACCTCAGACGTGGATGGATAACATTGAAGTGCCCAGTTTTGGTTGCCTGAAAGATGAGCAGCAGATTACCATTGAACAGGATGACACACTTGTCCTTAATAATATCTGGAGGATAGGAGGCAATAACGGCTGGTACTATGCAAACACGCTGTGGCGGATACGTGGTTTTCTCGATAAACTTGCAGGAGGTGTAGGGCTGCGCAGAGGCAGACGGGATCCCATAGATATACATGCGGGCGACGCCCTTGATTTCTGGCGGGTGCTGGTTGCAGATAAGAAACAACGAAGACTTTTATTATTTGCGGAAATGAAGCTTCCTGGAGAGGCCTGGCTGGAATTTCAGATAACGGAAAAAGACAATCAGTCTATACTAAGACAAACTGCTACATTTCGCCCCCGAGGCTTATGGGGCAGACTCTACTGGTTTACAATGCTTCCTTTCCATTACTTTATTTTCGGAGGAATGATCCGCCGGCTATCAAATGGAATTTTGGGTAAGACAAAAAAAATGTAA
- a CDS encoding glycosyltransferase family 9 protein produces MPEKLRTILAIRFSAMGDVAMTIPVMQQVLEQNPGTQIIFVSNRNWGALCAGIPRLTFFPADLKGTHKGFKGLYRLFREISKAHKIDAVADLHHVLRSQIVRSFFRLSGRKVAAIDKGRAEKKALARPEEKVLIPLTSTIERYATVFRQLGLPVTIYPKQPVFGRQELTAAIQEVTGPKNGDKWIGLAPFATYKEKTYPLAKMEEVLAALVKKKQTKVLLMGGGAAEVTQLTTLAVKYPEAIIVAGRFRLPEEMATISNMDTMISMDSANMHLASLFGVPVVSVWGATHPFAGFMGFGQTEDNAVQLESLSCRPCSIFGNKPCFRGDHACMEWIPPAAITEKVTKVVGES; encoded by the coding sequence ATGCCTGAAAAACTGAGAACAATACTGGCGATCCGGTTTTCTGCCATGGGAGACGTAGCAATGACAATTCCCGTGATGCAGCAGGTATTGGAACAAAACCCTGGTACACAGATCATTTTCGTATCAAACAGGAACTGGGGTGCACTTTGTGCCGGTATTCCCCGGCTGACTTTTTTTCCGGCCGATCTGAAAGGCACACACAAGGGATTTAAAGGTCTGTACCGGCTTTTCCGGGAAATCAGCAAGGCGCATAAAATTGACGCCGTTGCTGACCTTCACCATGTATTGCGCTCACAGATCGTACGTTCCTTTTTCCGGCTGAGTGGCCGTAAAGTAGCTGCGATCGATAAAGGCAGGGCCGAAAAGAAAGCACTTGCCCGTCCGGAAGAAAAAGTACTGATACCTTTAACCAGCACTATAGAGCGATATGCGACCGTTTTCAGGCAATTGGGGCTCCCGGTTACTATTTATCCAAAACAGCCTGTATTTGGCCGTCAGGAGTTAACAGCGGCCATACAGGAAGTCACCGGACCCAAAAACGGAGATAAGTGGATCGGATTGGCGCCATTTGCCACCTATAAGGAGAAAACATATCCCCTGGCTAAAATGGAGGAAGTGCTGGCGGCACTCGTGAAAAAGAAGCAGACAAAAGTACTGCTGATGGGAGGGGGCGCCGCAGAAGTCACACAACTGACCACATTGGCTGTAAAGTATCCGGAAGCAATCATCGTAGCAGGCAGGTTCCGTCTGCCGGAAGAAATGGCTACCATCAGCAATATGGATACCATGATCAGCATGGACTCCGCCAATATGCACCTGGCTTCTCTTTTTGGCGTACCGGTCGTTTCCGTCTGGGGTGCTACGCATCCTTTTGCCGGCTTTATGGGTTTCGGACAAACAGAGGACAATGCCGTACAACTGGAAAGCCTTTCCTGTCGTCCTTGTTCCATATTTGGTAATAAGCCCTGTTTTCGCGGTGATCATGCCTGTATGGAGTGGATTCCACCTGCTGCAATCACTGAGAAAGTGACAAAAGTGGTCGGCGAATCCTAA